Proteins from a single region of Streptomyces sp. Tu 3180:
- a CDS encoding glycosyl hydrolase, whose translation MTESHKPSGGRGATDPGRSARRGYTAVVLVAVAALLAGLGIWAGRSDDPEPSGDAVPRNAASGEMPTGPCAPTDTLVPPCGAWWGAYVPYAGNGSLEDAVLGFEKRIGRRLDLVYNYHDMSGTELDGQLLTPDEQELGEDRLLMLAWESTVWTEPHHENWTETQLGWKNIASGKYDEEVLDPQIRRVKAYGKRVFLSFDQETDARIKEGAGTPEEFVAAYRHLHDRFRELGADNVVWVWTVSGYLGSADEMKALYPGDEYVDWIAMDQYNYYRCHGTTDWKDFLRSQKPGYDWLRANITDDKPVMLAEFATAPDADDPLRQRDWYTRIPAAVKELPEVRALVHWNRPTSEKPECDLTVNDGPGLEGYREAGRNGYFHQPVPPR comes from the coding sequence ATGACGGAGTCGCACAAGCCGTCCGGGGGGCGCGGGGCGACGGACCCGGGGCGCTCCGCCAGGCGCGGCTACACGGCCGTCGTCCTGGTGGCGGTGGCCGCGCTGCTCGCCGGGCTCGGCATCTGGGCCGGCCGCTCCGACGACCCGGAGCCCTCGGGGGACGCCGTCCCCCGCAACGCGGCCTCCGGCGAGATGCCCACCGGTCCCTGCGCGCCCACCGACACGCTCGTTCCGCCCTGCGGAGCCTGGTGGGGCGCCTACGTGCCGTACGCAGGGAACGGCTCGCTCGAGGACGCCGTGCTCGGCTTCGAGAAGAGGATCGGCCGCAGGCTCGACCTCGTCTACAACTACCACGACATGTCGGGCACCGAGCTCGACGGGCAGCTGCTCACCCCCGACGAGCAGGAGCTCGGCGAGGACCGGCTGCTCATGCTGGCCTGGGAGTCCACCGTGTGGACCGAGCCGCACCACGAGAACTGGACGGAGACCCAGCTCGGCTGGAAGAACATCGCCTCCGGGAAGTACGACGAGGAGGTCCTCGACCCGCAGATCCGGCGCGTCAAGGCCTACGGCAAGCGGGTCTTCCTCTCCTTCGACCAGGAGACCGACGCCCGCATCAAGGAGGGCGCCGGCACCCCGGAGGAGTTCGTCGCCGCGTACCGCCACCTCCACGACCGGTTCCGTGAACTGGGCGCCGACAACGTGGTGTGGGTCTGGACCGTCTCCGGCTACCTCGGCAGCGCCGACGAGATGAAGGCGCTCTACCCCGGGGACGAGTACGTCGACTGGATCGCCATGGACCAGTACAACTACTACCGGTGCCACGGCACCACCGACTGGAAGGACTTCCTGCGCAGCCAGAAGCCCGGCTACGACTGGCTGCGCGCGAACATCACCGACGACAAGCCGGTGATGCTCGCGGAGTTCGCCACCGCGCCCGACGCCGACGACCCGCTGCGCCAGCGCGACTGGTACACCCGGATCCCCGCCGCCGTGAAGGAGCTGCCGGAGGTGAGGGCCCTGGTGCACTGGAACCGGCCCACCTCCGAGAAGCCCGAGTGCGACCTGACCGTCAACGACGGCCCCGGGCTCGAGGGCTACCGGGAAGCGGGGAGGAACGGGTACTTCCACCAGCCCGTGCCGCCGCGCTGA
- a CDS encoding polysaccharide deacetylase family protein: MDDPPDWIAEFTVAPRQFAAHLDAVVDSGRTPVTIGALADHLAGRAPLPPRPVLLTFDDGFADLPGPTAQALAERALPATAYLTTGAIAPGGRSLLPPAPMMTLGRVAELERSGMEIGSHTVTHAQLDTLTAERLRAELLDSKAALEDVLGHPVPHLAYPHGYNSPRVRAMAARAGYETATAVRHALSSDRDERYRIARLIVRRGHTLADVRAWLAGDGARVAPYHDGPRTIAWRWYRRARAVVRGPVFAG, from the coding sequence ATGGACGACCCGCCGGACTGGATCGCCGAGTTCACCGTCGCGCCGCGCCAGTTCGCGGCGCATCTCGACGCCGTCGTGGACAGCGGGCGCACGCCCGTCACCATCGGCGCCCTCGCCGACCACCTCGCCGGGCGCGCGCCCCTGCCGCCCCGGCCGGTGCTGCTCACGTTCGACGACGGCTTCGCCGACCTGCCCGGGCCCACCGCGCAGGCACTGGCCGAGCGCGCGCTGCCGGCCACCGCGTACCTCACCACCGGCGCCATCGCCCCGGGCGGCCGCAGCCTGCTGCCGCCCGCCCCGATGATGACCCTGGGCCGGGTGGCCGAGCTGGAACGTTCCGGCATGGAGATCGGCAGCCACACCGTCACCCACGCCCAGCTGGACACGCTGACCGCCGAGCGGCTGCGCGCCGAACTGCTCGACTCCAAGGCCGCGTTGGAGGACGTCCTCGGCCATCCCGTCCCCCACCTCGCCTACCCGCACGGCTACAACAGCCCCCGGGTACGGGCCATGGCCGCCCGCGCCGGGTACGAGACGGCGACCGCCGTCCGGCACGCGCTCAGCTCGGACCGGGACGAGCGGTACCGCATCGCCCGCCTCATCGTCCGCCGCGGCCACACCCTCGCCGACGTGCGGGCCTGGCTGGCGGGCGACGGCGCGCGGGTCGCCCCGTACCACGACGGGCCGAGGACGATCGCCTGGCGCTGGTACCGCCGGGCCCGCGCCGTCGTGCGCGGGCCCGTCTTCGCCGGTTGA
- a CDS encoding glycosyltransferase, protein MSRGAGTRARTREEIRRFLAIGAVQVAEVDLAGDEAVLRPGPGSPPVTHGEVFLLVRRAGRPVGTLSARVPEGADPKAVLTEAARSLGAKDAAGGPGQAPPAGAPPYSSVVVATRERAGQLARALDSLLAQDHPDFEIVVVDNAPVTDETRELVQRKYGERVRYVREPVPGLATAHNTGLAAARGEVTAFTDDDVVADPRWLTELTAPFAADPRLGCATGLILPARLRTPAQVLLESHGGFAKGFTPTTYDPQHPPADEPLFPFTAGRFGSGANMAFRTDVLRGVGGFDPATGAGTPARGGDDLYGFVRVLAQGHRLRYTPHALVWHHHRETWADLETQAYGYGAGLTAYLTAILVNRPALLPAFLARLPRGLSHARALTAVRETDGGGTPGSHDTRTHPWPRRLSRLQRRGMAYGPVGYLRARRALRGAAGRGTR, encoded by the coding sequence ATGTCCCGAGGAGCGGGTACGCGTGCGCGTACGCGGGAGGAGATACGGCGGTTCCTGGCCATCGGCGCGGTCCAGGTCGCCGAAGTGGACCTGGCCGGTGACGAGGCCGTCCTGAGACCCGGGCCGGGCAGTCCCCCGGTGACCCACGGCGAGGTGTTCCTCCTGGTCAGACGGGCGGGCCGGCCGGTGGGCACGCTGTCGGCGCGGGTGCCGGAGGGGGCGGACCCGAAGGCGGTGCTGACGGAGGCCGCCCGGAGCCTGGGCGCGAAGGACGCGGCGGGGGGCCCCGGACAGGCCCCGCCCGCCGGGGCGCCGCCGTACAGCAGCGTCGTCGTGGCCACCCGGGAGCGGGCCGGGCAGCTCGCCCGCGCGCTGGACTCGCTCCTCGCGCAGGACCACCCGGACTTCGAGATCGTCGTCGTCGACAACGCGCCCGTCACGGACGAGACGCGCGAGCTGGTGCAGCGGAAGTACGGGGAGCGCGTGCGGTACGTGCGCGAGCCGGTCCCCGGGCTGGCGACCGCCCACAACACGGGGCTCGCCGCGGCCCGGGGCGAGGTGACCGCGTTCACCGACGACGACGTGGTCGCCGATCCCCGCTGGCTCACCGAGCTGACCGCGCCCTTCGCCGCCGACCCCCGGCTCGGCTGCGCCACCGGCCTCATCCTGCCCGCCCGACTGCGCACCCCGGCCCAGGTCCTGCTGGAGAGCCACGGCGGCTTCGCCAAGGGTTTCACTCCGACGACGTACGACCCGCAGCACCCGCCCGCTGACGAGCCGCTGTTCCCCTTCACCGCGGGCCGGTTCGGCTCCGGCGCGAACATGGCCTTCCGCACGGACGTGCTGCGCGGCGTCGGCGGCTTCGACCCGGCCACCGGCGCGGGAACGCCCGCCCGGGGCGGCGACGACCTCTACGGTTTCGTGCGCGTCCTCGCGCAGGGGCACCGGCTGCGCTACACCCCGCACGCGCTGGTCTGGCACCACCACCGGGAGACCTGGGCCGACCTGGAGACCCAGGCCTACGGCTACGGCGCCGGCCTCACCGCCTACCTCACCGCGATCCTGGTCAACCGGCCCGCCCTGCTGCCGGCCTTCCTCGCCCGGCTGCCGCGCGGACTGTCCCACGCCCGCGCCCTGACGGCCGTGCGCGAGACGGACGGGGGCGGCACCCCCGGCTCCCACGACACCCGCACCCATCCGTGGCCGCGCCGGCTGTCGCGTCTGCAGCGCAGGGGGATGGCGTACGGGCCGGTCGGCTACCTGCGGGCGCGCAGGGCGCTGCGGGGGGCCGCGGGGAGGGGGACGAGATGA
- a CDS encoding GNAT family N-acetyltransferase, translated as MRVLRPDELGEGERERWRELRAATDAPRNPFMEPEFTTAVGRVRPQARVAVLYAGARPAGFLPYERGAWGQGRAIGFGVSDCQGAVLDPGHAPQTGELLRACSVSSFAFDNLEAGQELFVPYAAEEHATYVIDVEKGYETYESVLRTQSPKFLRTTLAKERRLGRQVGPVRFVFDERDPAALRTLMDWKSAQYRRTGRRDRFAREWITRLVDRLAGTRAPQCTGTLSVLYAGDRPVAAHFGLRSASVLACWFPAYDPEFAKYSPGLVLHLRMAEAAAAEGIGTLDLGRGPAEYKDSLKTGELAVYEGAATRPGTGAALHWLSREPARRAHGFVRARPRLASLASRTLKGAARLRRS; from the coding sequence ATGCGCGTGCTGAGGCCCGACGAGCTCGGCGAGGGGGAGCGGGAGCGCTGGCGGGAACTGCGCGCCGCGACGGACGCACCGCGCAACCCCTTCATGGAACCGGAGTTCACCACCGCAGTGGGCCGGGTCCGGCCGCAGGCCAGGGTCGCGGTGCTGTACGCCGGAGCGCGGCCGGCGGGCTTCCTGCCCTACGAGCGGGGCGCGTGGGGGCAGGGCCGGGCCATCGGGTTCGGGGTGTCGGACTGCCAGGGCGCGGTCCTCGACCCCGGCCACGCCCCGCAGACGGGCGAACTGCTGCGGGCCTGCTCGGTGTCGAGCTTCGCCTTCGACAACCTGGAGGCCGGCCAGGAGCTGTTCGTGCCGTACGCGGCCGAGGAGCACGCCACCTACGTCATCGACGTGGAGAAGGGCTACGAGACCTACGAGTCGGTGCTGCGCACCCAGTCGCCGAAGTTCCTGAGGACCACCCTCGCCAAGGAGCGCAGGCTCGGCCGCCAGGTCGGGCCCGTGCGGTTCGTCTTCGACGAACGCGACCCGGCCGCACTGCGCACGCTGATGGACTGGAAGTCGGCGCAGTACCGCAGGACCGGGCGGCGTGACCGGTTCGCGCGGGAGTGGATCACCCGGCTCGTGGACCGCCTCGCCGGGACCCGGGCCCCGCAGTGCACGGGCACGCTGTCGGTCCTGTACGCCGGCGACCGCCCCGTCGCCGCGCACTTCGGCCTGCGCTCGGCCTCCGTCCTGGCCTGCTGGTTCCCGGCGTACGACCCGGAGTTCGCCAAGTACTCGCCCGGGCTGGTGCTGCACCTGCGGATGGCCGAGGCGGCGGCCGCCGAGGGCATCGGGACGCTCGACCTGGGGCGCGGCCCGGCCGAGTACAAGGACTCGCTGAAGACCGGCGAACTCGCCGTCTACGAGGGAGCGGCGACGCGTCCGGGGACGGGCGCCGCGCTGCACTGGCTGAGCCGCGAGCCCGCGCGCCGCGCGCACGGCTTCGTCCGCGCCCGCCCGCGCCTCGCGTCGCTGGCGTCGCGGACCCTGAAGGGCGCGGCACGGCTGCGCCGGTCGTGA
- a CDS encoding HAD family hydrolase codes for MAAPTAFSLIATDLDGTLLRGDDTLSDRSLAALARVERAGARHLVVTGRPAPRVRPLLDDLGGTGLAVCGQGAQVYDAGADRLLWSVTLDRELAETALGKIEAEVGEVYAAVDQDGVDGLTLIEPGYLMPHPTLPAVRVERRGDLWDRPISKVLLRHPELSDDALAAAARSVVGSLATVTMSGPGTVELQPCGVTKATGLALAAEHLGLGPERTLAFGDMPNDIPMFDWAAHGVAMANAHPELKAVADEVTTSNEDDGVAVVLERLFGGAAVLGRQRTAQYAPKTLSIEP; via the coding sequence ATGGCCGCACCCACCGCATTCTCACTCATCGCCACCGACCTGGACGGGACGCTGCTGCGCGGCGACGACACCCTCTCCGACCGGTCCCTCGCCGCGCTCGCGCGCGTGGAGCGGGCCGGTGCCCGGCACCTCGTGGTGACGGGACGCCCGGCCCCCAGGGTGCGGCCGCTCCTGGACGACCTCGGCGGCACGGGGCTCGCGGTGTGCGGGCAGGGCGCGCAGGTGTACGACGCCGGCGCGGACCGGCTGCTGTGGTCCGTCACGCTGGACCGGGAACTGGCGGAGACCGCGCTCGGCAAGATCGAGGCCGAGGTGGGCGAGGTGTACGCCGCGGTCGACCAGGACGGCGTCGACGGGCTGACCCTGATCGAGCCCGGCTACCTGATGCCGCACCCCACCCTCCCCGCCGTGCGGGTCGAGCGGCGCGGTGACCTGTGGGACCGGCCGATCAGCAAGGTGCTGCTGCGCCACCCGGAGCTGTCGGACGACGCCCTGGCGGCGGCGGCCCGTTCGGTGGTCGGTTCGCTGGCCACGGTCACCATGTCGGGGCCGGGGACCGTGGAGCTCCAGCCGTGCGGGGTCACCAAGGCGACCGGGCTGGCGCTGGCCGCCGAACACCTGGGGCTGGGCCCGGAGCGGACCCTCGCCTTCGGTGACATGCCGAACGACATCCCGATGTTCGACTGGGCCGCGCACGGCGTCGCCATGGCCAACGCCCATCCCGAGCTGAAGGCGGTGGCCGACGAGGTCACCACGTCGAACGAGGACGACGGCGTGGCCGTCGTCCTCGAGCGACTGTTCGGCGGGGCGGCCGTGCTGGGCCGTCAGCGGACGGCTCAGTACGCGCCGAAGACGTTGTCGATCGAGCCGTAG
- a CDS encoding transglycosylase SLT domain-containing protein, which produces MPASGQPRRFGGRRLARSLAVAGTGVAVVALPLFGATSASAATTPSTTAAASTTTYPDNLDGWIRESLSVMAQHGIPGSYEGIHRNVMRESSGNPAAVNNWDSNAAAGTPSKGLLQVIDPTFQAYHVPGTAFDPFDPVANITAACNYAADRYGSIDNVFGAY; this is translated from the coding sequence ATGCCTGCATCCGGTCAGCCCCGCCGCTTCGGCGGCCGCCGCCTCGCCCGCTCCCTCGCCGTCGCCGGCACCGGTGTCGCCGTGGTCGCCCTCCCGCTGTTCGGCGCGACCAGCGCCTCCGCGGCCACCACGCCGTCCACCACGGCCGCCGCCTCCACGACGACCTACCCGGACAACCTCGACGGCTGGATCCGCGAGTCGCTGTCGGTCATGGCGCAGCACGGCATCCCGGGCTCCTACGAGGGCATCCACCGCAACGTCATGCGCGAGTCCTCCGGCAACCCGGCCGCCGTCAACAACTGGGACTCCAACGCCGCCGCGGGCACCCCGTCGAAGGGCCTGCTGCAGGTCATCGACCCGACCTTCCAGGCGTACCACGTGCCCGGCACCGCCTTCGACCCGTTCGACCCGGTCGCGAACATCACGGCGGCCTGCAACTACGCCGCCGACCGCTACGGCTCGATCGACAACGTCTTCGGCGCGTACTGA
- a CDS encoding polyprenyl synthetase family protein, whose product MTVVGPFGLSVRDQALEADVQAGLTAVEEGLLEATKSEVPFITGAAQHLVRAGGKRFRPLLVMLSAQFGDPYAPGVVPSAVVVELTHLATLYHDDVMDEAEVRRGVASANTRWGNSVAVLTGDFLFARASHILADLGPEAVRVQAEAFERLVTGQILETAGPQDGRDPVEHYLDVLGGKTGSLVAVSCRFGAMMSGADETVVHVLTQYGERLGVAFQLADDVLDIASDSHESGKTPGTDLREGIATLPVLRLRERAARLGLAEDIALCELLDSDLTDDARHAEALRLLRAHPALEQARRDTVRYAEEARSALAPLPECDAKAALVELCDAVVHRAG is encoded by the coding sequence GTGACCGTCGTCGGGCCGTTCGGGCTGAGCGTGCGGGACCAGGCTCTGGAAGCCGATGTCCAGGCCGGATTGACGGCTGTCGAGGAGGGGCTGCTCGAGGCCACCAAGAGCGAGGTGCCCTTCATCACGGGGGCCGCCCAGCATCTGGTGCGGGCCGGCGGCAAGCGGTTCCGCCCGCTGCTCGTGATGCTCTCCGCCCAGTTCGGCGACCCCTACGCGCCCGGTGTCGTGCCGTCGGCCGTGGTCGTGGAGCTGACCCACCTGGCCACGCTGTACCACGACGACGTCATGGACGAGGCCGAGGTGCGGCGCGGCGTGGCCAGTGCGAACACCCGCTGGGGCAACTCCGTCGCGGTCCTCACCGGCGACTTCCTCTTCGCGCGGGCCTCGCACATCCTGGCCGACCTCGGCCCGGAGGCGGTGCGGGTGCAGGCCGAGGCGTTCGAGCGGCTGGTCACCGGGCAGATCCTGGAGACCGCGGGGCCGCAGGACGGCCGGGACCCGGTCGAGCACTACCTGGACGTGCTCGGCGGCAAGACCGGCTCGCTGGTCGCGGTCTCCTGCCGGTTCGGCGCGATGATGTCCGGCGCCGACGAAACGGTCGTGCACGTGCTCACCCAGTACGGCGAGCGGCTCGGCGTCGCCTTCCAGCTCGCCGACGACGTCCTGGACATCGCCTCCGACTCCCACGAGTCCGGCAAGACCCCCGGCACGGACCTGCGCGAGGGCATCGCCACGCTGCCCGTGCTGCGGCTGCGCGAGCGGGCGGCCCGGCTGGGGCTGGCCGAGGACATCGCCCTGTGCGAGCTGCTCGACTCCGACCTCACCGACGACGCCCGGCACGCCGAGGCGCTGCGGCTGCTGCGCGCCCACCCCGCCCTGGAGCAGGCCCGCCGGGACACCGTGCGCTACGCCGAGGAGGCCCGCTCGGCCCTGGCCCCGCTGCCGGAGTGCGACGCGAAGGCGGCGCTGGTGGAGCTGTGCGACGCGGTGGTGCACCGGGCGGGCTGA
- a CDS encoding sigma-E factor regulatory protein RseB domain-containing protein, whose amino-acid sequence MAPYASDDMTAPGEADGPRARRRRAARYVVPVTVMGVAAATIGLVPAIADSGDPDLPEITAAQLIEKIAQSDVEQLSGTVKITTDLGLPDLGGLESGLASGATERGGDGGSSADPSAKLTELASGTHTLRVATDGPDRQKLSLLENAAEYSLIHNGEDVWGYDSESNEVYHGTVDASGEDREQQPPATPEDFAEEALKSVDDTTSVTVDGTAQVAGRDAYRLVVKPKQSGSTVGAISIAVDHETGMPLKFTLTPASGGAAVVDVGFTQVDFDKPAASTFEFTPPEGAEVTEEGEPDRAREHSGKPEGAPKSGEDLAEGLGGPKMLGEGWNSVAVFDTGEEGGLPTGEAGGDLGGFLDSLGDRVEGDFGTGTVFSTRLVNALITEDGKVYAGAVTKDALVKAANQGK is encoded by the coding sequence ATGGCACCGTACGCATCCGACGACATGACGGCCCCGGGAGAGGCCGACGGGCCGCGCGCGAGGCGGCGCAGGGCCGCGCGGTACGTCGTCCCGGTCACGGTGATGGGAGTGGCGGCCGCGACCATCGGGCTCGTCCCCGCGATCGCCGACTCCGGCGACCCGGACCTGCCGGAGATCACGGCGGCTCAGCTCATCGAGAAGATCGCGCAGTCGGACGTCGAGCAGCTCTCCGGCACCGTGAAGATCACCACCGACCTCGGCCTGCCGGACCTCGGCGGCCTGGAGAGCGGCCTCGCCTCCGGCGCGACGGAGCGGGGCGGGGACGGCGGCTCCTCGGCCGACCCGTCCGCCAAGCTCACCGAGCTGGCCTCCGGCACGCACACCCTGCGCGTCGCGACCGACGGCCCGGACCGGCAGAAGCTGTCGCTCCTGGAGAACGCCGCCGAGTACAGCCTGATCCACAACGGCGAGGACGTCTGGGGCTACGACAGCGAGTCCAACGAGGTCTACCACGGCACGGTCGACGCGTCCGGCGAGGACCGGGAGCAGCAGCCCCCGGCCACCCCCGAGGACTTCGCCGAGGAGGCGCTGAAGTCGGTCGACGACACCACGTCCGTGACCGTCGACGGCACCGCCCAGGTGGCCGGCCGGGACGCGTACAGGCTGGTCGTCAAGCCCAAGCAGTCCGGCTCCACGGTCGGCGCGATCAGCATCGCGGTCGACCACGAGACGGGCATGCCGCTGAAGTTCACGCTCACCCCGGCGAGCGGCGGCGCCGCCGTCGTGGACGTCGGCTTCACCCAGGTCGACTTCGACAAGCCGGCCGCCTCCACGTTCGAGTTCACCCCGCCCGAGGGCGCCGAGGTGACCGAGGAGGGGGAACCGGACCGGGCCCGCGAGCACTCCGGGAAGCCCGAGGGCGCCCCGAAGTCCGGGGAGGACCTGGCCGAGGGCCTCGGCGGACCGAAGATGCTCGGCGAGGGCTGGAACTCCGTCGCCGTCTTCGACACCGGCGAGGAGGGCGGCCTGCCCACCGGTGAGGCCGGCGGTGACCTCGGCGGCTTCCTCGACTCGCTCGGCGACCGCGTCGAGGGCGACTTCGGCACCGGCACGGTGTTCAGCACCCGCCTGGTCAACGCCCTGATCACCGAGGACGGCAAGGTCTACGCGGGCGCCGTCACCAAGGACGCGCTGGTGAAGGCGGCCAACCAGGGGAAGTAA
- a CDS encoding ABC transporter ATP-binding protein — protein sequence MGEASATEPERADAGHGARVGGGAHVGDGARAGDGVIVTRALTKRYRGGQLAVDGLDLTVPAGSVFGFLGPNGSGKTTTIRMLMGLIEPTSGTAHVLGRPMPRSARAVLPRVGALIEGPALYGFLSGRDNLLRYDAADPTADPRTRRTRVAAALDRVGLTAAAGKKAKAYSLGMKQRLGLAAALLQPRRLLVLDEPTNGLDPQGMREIRTLVRELASDGTTVFLSSHLLDEIEQVCTHAAVMARGRLITQGPVADLAAGARGRLVVTTPDPADAARVLKEQGVADVVVAEERVTGEVPARDLAEVNAALVTAGVRVRGFGVERASLEDAFVALTGEGFDVAG from the coding sequence ATGGGCGAGGCGTCCGCCACGGAGCCGGAGCGGGCCGACGCGGGACACGGCGCGCGCGTGGGTGGGGGCGCGCACGTGGGTGACGGCGCTCGGGCGGGTGACGGCGTCATCGTCACCCGCGCGCTCACCAAGCGCTACCGCGGCGGACAGCTCGCCGTCGACGGTCTCGACCTGACCGTCCCGGCGGGCAGCGTCTTCGGCTTCCTCGGCCCCAACGGCTCCGGCAAGACGACCACCATCCGCATGCTGATGGGCCTGATCGAGCCGACCTCCGGCACGGCGCACGTCCTGGGGCGTCCCATGCCGCGCTCCGCGCGCGCCGTGCTGCCCCGTGTCGGCGCCCTCATCGAGGGCCCGGCCCTGTACGGCTTCCTCTCCGGCCGGGACAACCTCCTGCGTTACGACGCCGCCGACCCGACCGCGGATCCCCGCACCCGGCGCACCCGCGTCGCCGCCGCCCTGGACCGGGTGGGCCTCACGGCCGCGGCCGGCAAGAAGGCCAAGGCGTACTCCCTCGGCATGAAGCAGCGCCTCGGCCTCGCGGCGGCCCTGCTCCAGCCGCGCCGGCTGCTCGTCCTGGACGAGCCCACCAACGGTCTGGACCCGCAGGGCATGCGGGAGATCCGCACCCTGGTCCGCGAGCTGGCCTCGGACGGCACCACCGTCTTCCTCTCCTCCCACCTGCTCGACGAGATCGAGCAGGTGTGCACGCACGCCGCCGTGATGGCCCGGGGCCGGCTGATCACCCAGGGGCCGGTCGCCGACCTGGCCGCGGGTGCCCGGGGCCGGCTGGTGGTGACCACGCCGGACCCGGCGGACGCGGCCCGGGTGCTGAAGGAGCAGGGGGTCGCCGACGTCGTCGTGGCCGAGGAACGGGTGACCGGCGAGGTGCCCGCGCGCGACCTCGCCGAGGTGAACGCGGCACTGGTCACCGCCGGGGTCCGGGTGCGGGGCTTCGGTGTGGAACGGGCCTCGCTGGAGGACGCGTTCGTGGCGCTGACCGGGGAGGGATTCGATGTCGCAGGCTGA
- a CDS encoding ABC transporter permease: MSQAETVRRVSPLWTLGLFRSELLTTFRRWRTLALLGVLAAVPVLVGIAVRIETGDGPSAGGGGGGPAFISQVTNNGLFLVFTALAATLPFFLPMAIGVVAGDALAGEANAGTLRYLLVAPAGRSRLLLTKYATVMAFCLAATLVVAASALVTGALLFPLGDLTTISGTRISFSEGLARALLIALVVAVSLIGVAALGLFVSTLTNSGIAAMATTVGLLITVQILDQIPQLHALHPYLFSHYWLSFADLMREPVYWDDLTRNLGLQALYAAVFGSAAWARFTAKDITA; encoded by the coding sequence ATGTCGCAGGCTGAGACGGTGCGGAGGGTGAGCCCGCTGTGGACCCTCGGTCTGTTCCGCAGCGAACTGCTCACCACCTTCCGGCGCTGGCGCACCCTGGCCCTGCTCGGGGTGCTGGCCGCCGTGCCGGTCCTGGTCGGCATCGCCGTGCGGATCGAGACCGGTGACGGACCGTCGGCCGGGGGAGGGGGCGGCGGACCGGCGTTCATCTCGCAGGTCACCAACAACGGCCTGTTCCTGGTCTTCACCGCGCTCGCCGCCACGCTGCCCTTCTTCCTGCCCATGGCGATCGGGGTCGTCGCGGGCGACGCCCTCGCCGGCGAGGCGAACGCCGGCACGCTGCGCTACCTCCTGGTCGCCCCCGCGGGCCGGAGCCGGCTGCTGCTCACCAAGTACGCGACGGTCATGGCCTTCTGTCTGGCCGCCACGCTGGTGGTCGCCGCCTCGGCCCTGGTCACCGGTGCGCTGCTGTTCCCGCTGGGCGACCTCACCACCATCTCGGGCACCCGGATCAGCTTCTCCGAGGGCCTGGCCAGGGCCCTGCTGATCGCCCTGGTCGTCGCCGTGTCCCTGATCGGGGTGGCGGCGCTCGGCCTGTTCGTCTCCACGCTGACCAACAGCGGCATCGCGGCGATGGCGACCACCGTCGGACTGCTGATCACGGTTCAGATCCTCGACCAGATCCCGCAGTTGCACGCCCTGCACCCCTACCTCTTCTCCCACTACTGGCTGTCCTTCGCCGACCTGATGCGCGAGCCGGTCTACTGGGACGACCTGACGAGGAACCTCGGCCTCCAGGCCCTGTACGCGGCGGTGTTCGGCTCGGCGGCGTGGGCGCGGTTCACGGCGAAGGACATCACCGCGTAG
- a CDS encoding NAD(P)H-dependent oxidoreductase, producing the protein MTRRFLFVLGSARSDGNTELLARRAAEQLPTEVEQRWIDLTHHPLPDFEDLRHDSDHVRPTEGNVALLLDATLAATDVVIASPLYWYAVSAQTKRYLDHWSGWLRTPGLDFKATMAGRTLWGVTALAHEEPEVADPLVGTLNNSAAYMGMRFGGVLLGNGSKPGDVLKDTEALARAKTFFAQEAPLARFPYEAG; encoded by the coding sequence ATGACCCGCCGTTTCCTGTTCGTCCTGGGCAGCGCCCGCTCCGACGGCAACACCGAACTGCTGGCCCGCCGGGCCGCCGAACAGCTGCCCACGGAGGTGGAGCAGCGATGGATCGACCTCACCCACCACCCGCTGCCCGACTTCGAGGACCTGCGCCACGACAGCGACCACGTCCGCCCCACCGAGGGGAACGTCGCCCTGCTGCTGGACGCCACCCTCGCGGCGACGGACGTGGTGATCGCCTCCCCCCTGTACTGGTACGCGGTGTCCGCGCAGACCAAGCGCTACCTGGACCACTGGTCGGGCTGGCTGCGCACGCCCGGCCTGGACTTCAAGGCGACCATGGCGGGGCGCACCCTGTGGGGCGTCACCGCGCTCGCGCACGAGGAGCCGGAGGTCGCCGACCCGCTGGTGGGCACGCTGAACAACTCGGCCGCGTACATGGGGATGCGCTTCGGCGGGGTGCTGCTCGGCAACGGCAGCAAGCCGGGTGACGTGCTGAAGGACACCGAGGCGCTGGCCCGCGCCAAGACGTTCTTCGCCCAGGAGGCGCCCCTCGCCCGCTTCCCCTACGAGGCCGGCTGA